A single region of the Oceaniferula marina genome encodes:
- a CDS encoding PEP-CTERM sorting domain-containing protein — protein sequence MKKVQNIQNRKALLVGAAASIAMALTTNAATSISVTLQSLGGVDNDGGIDDSSEATATVNNLTAAGLTPSFIWGGGDGTPDPGGHASFERIEFSTTGAVFGLGSSSDSGRNYLSTIQNDYHTANFTATIEFTISDIANQNVFFGMGTGQLGTFSLPDYQTGNSAAVVELANGNTGNTFLFSSISEDFGDNQTNMTGVSYGLGTHLAKISFSSSAQELTFSVDANNDGSFESSLTRDVSSLIGTGGWGDTDNASIFFGGDDGVTLANFNVSAVPEPSSAALLGLSALTLILRRR from the coding sequence ATGAAAAAAGTACAAAACATACAAAACAGAAAAGCACTGCTAGTAGGAGCAGCAGCAAGCATCGCAATGGCACTGACCACAAACGCAGCAACTTCTATATCCGTCACTCTCCAGTCATTGGGCGGCGTTGATAATGACGGAGGTATTGATGACTCATCTGAAGCTACAGCCACAGTCAATAATTTGACGGCTGCAGGGTTGACACCGTCCTTCATTTGGGGGGGAGGAGACGGAACCCCAGACCCCGGGGGGCATGCCTCGTTTGAGCGCATCGAATTCAGCACAACTGGCGCAGTTTTTGGTTTGGGTAGCTCCAGCGATAGCGGTCGCAACTACCTCTCCACCATCCAGAATGACTACCACACGGCAAATTTCACAGCGACGATTGAATTCACCATCAGCGACATAGCCAACCAGAACGTCTTCTTCGGCATGGGCACGGGTCAACTGGGAACATTTAGTTTGCCTGACTATCAAACTGGAAATTCAGCAGCAGTTGTCGAACTAGCAAATGGTAACACAGGAAATACATTCTTGTTCAGTTCCATAAGCGAAGACTTCGGCGACAATCAAACCAACATGACCGGTGTGTCATACGGCCTAGGAACCCACCTTGCAAAAATTTCCTTCAGCTCATCAGCACAAGAACTCACATTCAGTGTCGATGCCAATAATGATGGATCTTTTGAAAGCTCTCTCACGCGTGATGTATCCTCTCTGATCGGCACTGGTGGCTGGGGAGACACCGATAATGCATCTATATTCTTCGGTGGCGACGACGGCGTGACGTTGGCCAATTTTAATGTATCGGCAGTTCCTGAGCCATCCTCCGCAGCCCTTCTTGGCCTTAGCGCGCTTACCCTCATACTTCGGCGCCGTTAG
- a CDS encoding DUF1254 domain-containing protein, whose translation MKTSQILINSMLGLTLGSGMLLASDNKNTSGVTDLVSQGKLLQVDNENYPFVETHRQMAITQKNAGGVNKFDHKRAVPSVEKQPVIRMNRDTLYSMAIVDTTKGAYITLPDTGDRYISLMYLDENHRVYDMVYSPGKHEIPSHSDHMYALVRIGVKSGDVKDLAEIHKLQDQIQLHANSSTPFEPVTFDKPSYEKTHHGILKDFAESGLLDTEKMFGTEDYVDPDKYLMGTAIGWGGATWKDNIYQFSKFFNGFEGRSTTFEDPKNEGGFWSITVYNKEGFMFDKVANINSETAVKNADGTYTVHFGCEGEVNNIPIKNSTGSWNAAMRHYTPSKVVFDGSIAPLETIKLVK comes from the coding sequence ATGAAAACATCACAAATACTCATCAATTCCATGCTCGGCCTTACTCTTGGAAGCGGCATGCTTCTCGCGTCAGACAATAAAAATACCTCAGGTGTGACCGATCTGGTCAGTCAGGGTAAACTCCTTCAAGTAGACAATGAAAACTATCCGTTCGTAGAAACCCATCGTCAGATGGCGATTACACAAAAGAATGCCGGAGGCGTGAATAAGTTTGATCACAAGCGTGCTGTGCCCAGTGTAGAGAAACAGCCAGTTATCCGTATGAACCGTGATACGCTTTATTCGATGGCTATTGTTGATACAACCAAGGGGGCATATATTACATTGCCAGACACAGGAGACCGTTATATTTCCTTGATGTATTTGGACGAAAATCACCGCGTGTATGATATGGTTTACAGCCCTGGAAAACACGAGATTCCGTCTCACTCTGACCATATGTATGCCTTGGTTCGTATCGGAGTGAAGTCGGGTGATGTCAAGGACCTTGCTGAAATCCACAAGTTGCAGGATCAGATCCAATTACACGCCAATAGTTCGACCCCATTTGAGCCGGTTACATTTGATAAGCCATCGTATGAGAAAACCCACCACGGTATTTTGAAGGATTTTGCTGAGTCCGGATTGCTGGATACTGAGAAAATGTTTGGCACGGAGGACTATGTGGATCCTGACAAGTATCTGATGGGGACAGCCATTGGTTGGGGCGGGGCTACCTGGAAAGACAACATTTATCAGTTTTCCAAGTTCTTTAATGGCTTTGAAGGTCGCTCCACAACCTTTGAAGATCCTAAAAATGAAGGAGGGTTCTGGTCCATCACGGTCTATAACAAAGAGGGATTCATGTTTGATAAAGTGGCTAACATTAACTCCGAGACAGCTGTGAAAAATGCCGACGGCACCTACACCGTGCACTTTGGATGTGAAGGTGAAGTAAATAATATTCCGATTAAAAACAGCACCGGAAGCTGGAATGCAGCAATGCGTCACTACACTCCTTCCAAAGTCGTGTTTGATGGAAGCATCGCTCCGCTTGAAACAATTAAGCTTGTGAAGTAA